The following nucleotide sequence is from Corylus avellana chromosome ca7, CavTom2PMs-1.0.
ccatatatataaaaataaaaaataaaaaaaaaataaaaaaaaaaagaaggagaatCTTGTATCAAATCTAAGTTACATTCATTTACCATAAGCTTGCTTTGCTTTCCTTCTTTGTTCTTGTTGTAAGAAACTATGGTGGCTTGTACAACTGAAAATGTGTGGGAAGGgcttaaataaaaacaaagtcTTAGAGAATACTTGGGAATTATATGGGAGAAAGGCGTAAACAACTTGACTTTGAAAGATGAATGCATGGAATTTTGTGTTTGGAGAGCTCTGATTCCTGATCGACGTGGATTGATTTGACGCACACTTTTTGACACAAAACAAACACTTTGACATGGATTGATGGCTTCAATTTCCACTTTACAGTGATGTACAGATGTGCCTCCACTTTGGTAGTTAATTCCCTACAAAATCATAAGGCAGAAAGGATAAATAATCCAATTAATATGCAAGGAAGATTAGATGGGTTGGCTcataattttgataaaagcttttaaattgaataatgttGCTGTATATTATGGTTTCACTGCTCTCACAAAAAATAGGATCAAATCaaacgtcagaaaaaaaaatatatatatataatcaaaattaTTAGCAGTGAAAACCTTACATACCACCTCTAACCTTTTATCACATTTGCaagtatatttttaaactttaaaaggtGTCAATTTGTAGGTTATCATCTTTCAAAAGTTTACAATATCAGCACTCTCGTCAAAATTCAACGATTAAATCAAATCGGAGTATTTAGAGATTTTACTTTCTCCGTTAGGATTATTCTGAATTTGGatgacattacaaatttttaaaattataacttTAAACATTCATGTAAGGGTCCGTTTGAAATTacggtttcaataagtgtgattttaaaaatagtatttttgaaatcgttactttttaaaatcgtaaaggcgtttagtaaaacatattaaaaaatatttttttttattaaatatttgttatgcgaattcatgattttggtttaaattcgtacttttttaaataagcaacTCCTAACCTGTTTATTgaaatcgtagattttttttctattttaaattaagtgttttttaaatcgcaatatcAAACGTCTTATATTTtatgatatcttttaaaaacgtaaattatttttatgaaattacaatCCTAAACGCACCATAAGTATATTGATGCTCTAAACCCTTCATGTTTTTCATTAATAAAGAGGACGATTTAAACCACTTCATATAATTGGTATGTAGTAATGTAGTATGGGTATGTGTGTCGGCGCTGAAATCGACATGCAGCAATAATTGGCAATTATAACATGCGATTCAACAGGCCAATGGACAAAAATTGTATGGGCatagttataatattaattaaataataaaatttggcGTTTTCTATAGGATTatgtttttatctttaaagATGTGGcctgtcaaaaaaataaaaaaccatttCCATGCACCAGGGGCAGAAGCAGAACTATGTATTAACTTGgggagaaaattttaaaattgcctctaaagtttatgattttttatgaaatgtctacacaaaaattcatttttactcccaaatttttattttttttaaattttgtcccCCCACCCATGTCTAATTCCGCCCTATGATATTGAGGACAACATCcatcaacattactcataatTCTACTTaaagcatatttgagattgcgtttgaaaaataaaatttttaagttaaaaaaaacttttaggcaaaagcttcatttttaagctttcaaaagtgcattttagccatttttaagctttttgaacccttaaaaacgtttttaattttttttaccaaacgaatattttttttcttcaaacaaactttttgagtgttaaaagcacttttaagcctctcaaacgaATTTTAAACAGGTCCTTAACATTTTGATACTGAAAAACACCTTAAATCACGTAATTTGAAAATCACTTAAATCACTTAATTGTAGGGGATCCTGATCGATGTTCAAAATAAGTAATTTCCGAGAAGCCCAACGAAGTACAAGCATttaaagaaaacacaaaattcaACGAACTCGTTGAACAAAATAATCTCTAAGCTTCCACCAAAATCGCCAAGGTTCGGACTGAATATTTTGTGTTCAAAAAGCCCATCTTCTCAACTTCCTCTGATCACTggatattttttataaatagagtGTCCTTCTTGATTCGTGAACGAATTTGCAATTATCTCCAAAATGGCACCTCCCTTGAGCATAATATCGGCACAGCTGTGGTTGCTTGTGGCGTTGCCTGGGCAATGGATTCATTGGTGGAAAGAGGTTCATGTTTGCCAATGGCTGCCTATGATAAGTACTGTCTGATGATGATGACCCTCTTGTCCCGCTAACATTTGAATATTTATTAGCAGGAACTTGATGGTCATTCGGGTGAAAGTTTGGCCGCTTGTAATTTGAATGAAATTCATAACCTCTTAGGTGAGGAACCTCCCGACAGCCAACAATGTTATGAGAAGCTTGCTGGCGATAATTACTTTGTAATGCCGCCTGTCTTGGTGGTGCAAGAGATAAATCTGCTGGTTGAGATTGCATTGTTGGCTTTCCTAAATCACTCAACAACCCCGGCTGCTGATATCTCATTGATGGTTTCCCAGCAATGGATACACCAAACTGCTGCTGGGAAACTGCCGGTTTCCCTGAAGAGGTGAACCCAACTTTTGAGGTCGAGATTCTGATTTTTCTAAGTTGTAAAGATGGTTTAAATTGGCTGACATGATACCTGACTGTAGTGGCTGGATTGCATCAGCTAAGGATGAATTGAACTGAGAGTGGTTCCTCTTTGACTCCTTTCTTGAGATCATGAAGTAGATAGATAACTTTAAGAATGTATAATGCAAGAATAACTAAAATGATTATCTAACTTTTTTCTAGTGTGTAATTAGTAGGGAGTACCTAGTTTCCTTGAGCACTTTCCTCATTTCCTTCTCTTGGATCCGTGCTTCTCTATCAGACCTAGCAACACACCCCCTGGAGTGCTTGTCCATCAGAATTTTCCGCCTCTCCCCTTCATCTTCCCATCTCTGAAGTTGACAACCAAATTGCAATTAGTTTAACACTGAGCAATCAACAGGCGacggaagaaaagaaaattttgttaagaTGGGAAAAACCTGTCTCAGAGTCTTCAACCGGTAAAGGTTTCGACCCTTAATTAGGAGGGGATGAAGTGGAGGGAATGGTTTCTCTCCCTTGCTCCAGAGTACTTCTATCTGGTGGCAGAACAGCCAGAAAACTGGATGTTAACTACTGGCAAATAACTGTAGAAACATATATATGTTCTCCTTGCTCATAAGTTTTAACTAATAAAATGAGGTCAATCCAGTAATTAGATCCATTGTTGAATTTACCAAAACACAAACACAGACTAGCAATTTCCATTGTAAGTACAATCCTTCAACCACAGCTTGATGCTTGGGGCATTAACTAATCATGCATTAGAATGTTTATTCTCTTTATCAGTATTCTTCTATAAGAACCAAACAATTCTTTTACCAACCGTGAAAGTATGCTGTTGCTTGGCAGCACCATAACTTTCTTTCACAATGCGCCCTGCAACAATCCTTGTGCCACAAGGAGGACCACTGGCACTTCGGGATGCTATATTGAACCTGAAATATCAAAATTATATGCACAAAAGATACAATTACTTCgaagataagaagaagaaaaaattagttGAGTAATGTGATAGCGTTAGTAGCATACTAGtaagcatcatcatcatcatttttatCAACCATAGCCCCTCGTGTCAAGATCATGAAGAGAATAAGAACAAAGCATTTTTGAAGCGactaaaatgaattaaatacACATTAGGTGTGCATGGAACAAGGCTGTGTAAACATAATTACATTAAGAGCTACTTCTAAATCTTTTCCCCTTGTAAAGCAAAGGCAAAGTGTGTCATGCACTCATATATAGAATAAACAATACTAGCAAAAAACAAATACTtacatttcataaacattttgCTCAAACATAACAACATCACCAGTGCATGCATCACCTGCACATACCCCATTCatctttcaaatataaaaaatgaagtaaatgaTATGGAtttcaacaacaacaattagCGACCACAGAATTAAACACTCTAGGCTTGATAGAGAAATGCAATACGCCGATACATCacacataagaaaaaaaggagatCGTTGTAAAGGTTTGGTCTGCATGATTCTATGGAGTAATGATATGATGAAGGCTGAGAAGGAGGGAGAAAGGGACAATGTAGAACAAGAAGTCAcaacaagagaaagagaagggaCAAGGGAGCTATGCTCAACCAAATTTCTATTATCAAAGAGTGAATAATGATTTTCAATGTTATTTTCACTCTTCCTTTGCAAAATTCTAAAACAAAGTTTAATGTACTAAGAAGTCTACATATATAGTCAAAACTCAAAGTTCAATGTATTAGATAGTCCAAATACATTCCAAAAGCACAACTTACTAAAAAACAATGCAATATATTAAGCAGCGTGAAACTGTATAGCGTACTCCAGCCTTCCACTCTAAGCCAAAGAAAACTTTTTGTCTTTAACTTTAGCCACTTAAACATTCACACGAGATGACTGCTCCTTTGGCATGACATCATGATATGAGATGCAATGGAAGGGGTAGAGATAAGAggtatgctatagtgcaatataATGTCCACATTTGGCCCATTtttagtgagagagagaagattgaaattcaaatttcaaatttcaatcctCCCTTTCATGTGACTGTTCATctgccacgtcactaaaaatGGGCCAAATGTGGGCATTATATTGCACTGAAGCATTTCTCTAGAGATAAAGACGTTAACTCAAGTGGTTTTTGGAATCCACTAGAAACATCATTGGAACCTACTAGGAAAATAGAGAAACTCTCTTAAAAGAAAGTTTGTTCAATAAACGAAAATGAAAACAAGTCTATAACATGCCTTTGTATAGGCTACAATTGCTAACCCTAGGATTACTAGAAAtgttaaacaagttttttttataagtaatcgcaaatttatataaaaaatacaaaggcacaacccatgtacacatgaagtataaaaaagaaacacctaactaaaagaataaataaatcaatatatatatatatatctatatatataagcaaattaattttattagaaagCGCAGAAGGGTGCAACCcaacacaggaagtatacaagagagacccccaatttgggaaaaaagaacaCAAGACTAGAAAGTCTCCAAACCTAGAAATGTGAGGGCTATTATTGTAAACCATCatccaagcaaaaaaaatttgaaaaccaagACCCTCAATCGCAGGCTTGGTCGAACGAGGTTCAATCGAAATAATGTGATCTTTGTGAAATCCTAATTCTTGTTTGAATGAGGTTAACCCTCGTTCGATCAAATCAGCTgcaacatattttatttttaaaccaaCTTGAACTTTAAACATAAGCTTTCTTCCCACCTACACAAGTCTTTAGAAATGGATCTTAccccaaacaaataaataaatatacatccatgAGCATTTAAGTTAGCGCACCTttacaattcaatacaaaactAGAGATGGGGTATTTCTTCTCCCCTCCATTTACAATCCTggaaaataaacattaaaaaatatgagaaaccATGTAATGATTCAAAAACATTTCCACAAACAAAGTAGATGAGATTACTCTGTATGCTCCTTAATGCGCTGAATGAGCGTATCTTTATTGCCAGTCAGTCTCAATCGATTCTTCCTCAGATAAACCTTACACTGGTCGACTTTCAGTTTCTCCAGCTGACCATCTGCcacaaaatagtaaaataaataataaagctTCATTTATCAACAAAGAAAATCCATTCAAGTGATCATCAAGTTGTGCATTTGTCCAAAATTGACTTTCCCTTGTTCTTGAAACTTCTTCTCAACAttgctatttcttttttatgataAGCGACACACAAATTGAACACtcctcagagagagagagagtgagagagagagagaaaacaaagaaagaagttCCTCCTCAACACTGTGAAGCCCATATTTCAGCTATATTTCAGTTTCTCTAGCTGGCCATCTGCCACGACATAAtgacagaaaaataaaattccataaataaaccaaaagtgAATATTCACTTGTTTGTATTTCTGTGGTTGCTTGCTccaaatttaaacatttttcttattcttttcccTCAACATTGCTACATGTTCAAAAGTACCATGCATATACATGAAACTTATTAGAAATAGGTCTTgagcctaactcaacccaaaagctaactcaagagttgaggtttcccttcacccttataaatggcccatctccttaatacccaagcaatgtgggacttccaacattAGAGTTCCCATCAATTCTATCAAACCTGAATACCACGCATTTCAAGAATCCATCAACTGAATTTCAATTCCCAAACACACAGGGTCAATTCAGTCTgtcaagaaaaacaaacaaacaaaaaaaaaaaaactttctcaaGCTTTTTTCCTTCCCATTCTTCATCATTTCCAAGAGCCAAACAAAGTGGCATCAAGAATCAAATTCATGGACTAACCTTCTATGATCTTTTGCACTTTTTCAAAGCTTTTCGCGTCTTCCTCATCAAGTTCTGGCACAACCACCCCCACGTCATGTGGATCTCCCTTACTACCCATATTCATATCTTCAGCAATCCTGCATATACCATATTTgacaaaaggcaaaaataaataagaagaagaaaggtgTCAACACTCAAACACGGATCATAAGTCCTAATCGGAATTTTAAAACCccattaacataaaataaataaataaataatgtaatgGATGAGATTCTAACCGAGCctttgatttcttcttcttctcgatTGAGAGGTTAGAGAACTTGGCATGGGTTTCTTCAAGAATGCTGTAACTCGGGTCTTCATCCGAATCGTATTCTGGGTCGGAGTCTCCACTTTCACTGTTGTCTTCCTTGAAAGAATTGAATTGACAAGAGACCTCCATCGATGGGTTTGTTTCTAGGTCTGTTTTGGTTCTGAGCTTTAATACTCAGCGCCGGGGAGGTTTTAGTACTATTGTTCAGAGCTtgacctttttttctttttctttttttgtcactaaaagtgggaattttttttttatatatatatatgtatggaaACTGGAAATGTAACCGTTGGAGACTGAGCGAGAACTGTCGGAAGaaagatttttgaaatttgaaaataccCTTGGACATTTATGGGCCCTTACTCCTAGAGCAAATAAAAATTCTTGTAATGGGCTTACATATACCGGGAAAGATAATGGGCCTGCATAATTGATACCTTTAAAAAACTTAGGCCCCTTTTGGTTTGCTAGAATAAGCTCTTGGAATGGACTAGCTAATCTTAGGTATAACTATTCATTTATTTGGTAACTCACTATTTCTGTGAATAGTTTATTCCTATGGAACTACTAATCACATTCACACAGGATTAGTTGAGTCACTCatttgagtggcttagctaattcTTAAGGaattaaatacatttttcaaaaatactcatataattttttttattttttattttaaacttaaaacaaattttaaaaaaaaaaaatgaaaaaataaagttggtgtgggtggtcggccacccattttatttcaggttttttttttttaatgagtttgaaaaaaaaaattaatatggggttcttcgtaattttgattcaatttcaatttttgcatgtgtgttgtttaccaaactaaggaataggaatagttattctatTCCAGTCTCTTCTATTCATAGTAGTAGCTATTCCTTTTCTAATAGACtagacattccgcgaaccaaacgagacCTTATGAGAGAAGATTCATAACACCAATATTCTATTTTTATCTCATTGCGATGATATGATACTATGGATAGGATGTAGTAGACCTTAAattaggacaaagttttcctccaaactcagttggagaaatttccttcaacttaatctataaaagtggcatatgtcattttttttaataacatgtaagatgcacatgttcatggacatatgtcacttttatagattaggttgaaggaaattcctacaacctagtttggagaaaaattttgtCCCTTAAATTATATAcgaggaatattacttttttttatatataattttacttataggtggcttttaaaactatcattagatcaaaatttaataaagataTATCTCatatctaatgatgattttaaaagtcacttatgagtgaaaaaaattgtataaagaAGTGAGAATAAGTGTAACATTATTcattatatatagtatatagcTTTGAGATAACATATTCTtctcttgggtttttttttttttttttggggtcaagCCTTTAATCTTAAAAAAGTATCCCATCTACATGCCCATTATCTTTCCCAGTATACGTAAGAAGAATATGCTCATGAAgcaccattttattttttaaaaatgatatattccacattaatattttatttttatttaactatGTTGCTGTGATGGGTCGTAATAATCTTTAGATCAACCATTGTTATAAAGCACACTaatatttcatttatatttaacTATGTTGATGTGATAGGATGTAATAGAACTTAAATcggtcattattaaaaaaaaaaaaaatatgtgtgtGTAATGACTACTAAACATTGTTACGTTAGtataatgaaataaaagttAGATAAATATGTGGTATATAgtattactttttgttttttccactTTAAAGATCAATAATTTGCATTGAGAAATTCTATACTCTACACTTTTATCCCACCTTAGGTATATAGCACTACAAATCAATTACtgttaatataaataaatctaaGGATTGATTGGCTATATcaaatcaacaaaataaataaaaatatgttataTAGCATTGATAAGCTGAAAGATTAGttagaaaattatatcaaaagaaTTGTCTTTCGCATTTAAGAGGAGATGAGGATGGGTTAAGCACTATTTTTCTGTGTCTACTTTTCAAGATTGTCGATTatataataaactaaattaacaTGTTATAAAATAGCCAAGAAATATAAAGTAGAAattagagaaagagagggaagaaaagaataacATAGTGCCaagaggagagaagaaaaaggggggggggggaagggAGAggttcttttttaaatttatgccAAAAAGGTTCAGAATAATTTCTTAATGTCCATTTTGGAAGTAGCATTATGGTTTTACTTACTTTGTTTTGATGAAATAGGAAGATATAAATGCAATTGTCTAAAGAAAAAGAGTATAGAAGAAAAATGACTCAAGCTCCTTCGACGTTCTCTTGTGGTCCTCGAAATTTttataattcattttctttgaaaggctctatatatatagtgatcTTAT
It contains:
- the LOC132187654 gene encoding zinc finger CCCH domain-containing protein 62-like → MEVSCQFNSFKEDNSESGDSDPEYDSDEDPSYSILEETHAKFSNLSIEKKKKSKARIAEDMNMGSKGDPHDVGVVVPELDEEDAKSFEKVQKIIEDGQLEKLKVDQCKVYLRKNRLRLTGNKDTLIQRIKEHTEIVNGGEKKYPISSFVLNCKGDACTGDVVMFEQNVYEMFNIASRSASGPPCGTRIVAGRIVKESYGAAKQQHTFTIEVLWSKGEKPFPPLHPLLIKGRNLYRLKTLRQRWEDEGERRKILMDKHSRGCVARSDREARIQEKEMRKVLKETRKESKRNHSQFNSSLADAIQPLQSGKPAVSQQQFGVSIAGKPSMRYQQPGLLSDLGKPTMQSQPADLSLAPPRQAALQSNYRQQASHNIVGCREVPHLRGYEFHSNYKRPNFHPNDHQVPANKYSNVSGTRGSSSSDSTYHRQPLANMNLFPPMNPLPRQRHKQPQLCRYYAQGRCHFGDNCKFVHESRRTLYL